ATACAGTTCTCTGCTTGGTAAACGGGTCTCATTACTCTCCATGTTCCAGTTTTGTATTGTCTTGCGTTACCTGGTTCAACTATCAAACCACCAATTGGCAGTTCCTTCCAACCCTTGAGTTCAGGCACTGCAGGTCACCTCCTCGTATCCTCTGTGAAGTGCCTTTATGTTCTTCTGAACAACCTCTTCACCGAACTTTTTGAGGAACATGTCTCTTATCTTATCTTCAACGTACTTCAATTCTATAACTCCTGTAACTTTTGCTATCGCACCAAGCATAACCGTGTTTGGCGTTCCCCTGCCGAGTTCTTCGACAGCAATGTCCGTTGCTCTCACAACGCATACCTTGCCGTTGAATCCCGACTTTTTCCTTACCCATTCCACTGATTTAACAGTGTTGACTATGAGTATCGTCTCTTCTGTTGTTCCGGAAAGTATATCGGGGTTACCAAGAAGTGTGTCATCGATAACGACTACAAGGTGTGGCTTTTCGACTGATGAGTGGAGAAGGATTGGTTCGTCAGAGATTCTGTTGAAGGCTTTCATCGGTGCACCTGTTCTCTCCGCACCGTACTCTGGGAATGCTTGAACGTACTTGCCCATGTCAAGAGCGGCTTCTGCTAACATCTGAGATGCACTCTTTGCACCTTGTCCAGCTCTTCCATGCCATCTGATCTCAAATATGTTTGCTGGCACTTTCCTTACCTCCTTTCGGGTTTTAAAAATAATGGAATAAAACCTCGTGATTGGCACTAACTTGACAATTTGATAAGTTCTTCACAATGTGTCGGTTTTTCATAACAATACCCCCGAGATTGTTGAACAACCTCGGGGGAATTAGAGACTCATTTCAAAATCAGAATTTTAGATACATTTTGTAATCGATGTCTGGGAATATATCGTCGACGTATTCGAGTCTCTGTAACTCCCCTACATCTATATTACCACTCTTTATCATATCGTACAAGTTTAAGAATCGTTTAATATGCGTTTTGGTTCTGTTAACAGCGTACTCTACGCTCGTTCTCGTTGTCATTATAAATGCCCAGTCGCTCGATTGTGCTAAGAGTAATTCTCTTGCCATTTGATTAAGAGTTCTAATCTTAATTGGATCAGTTTCTTCTGAGTGTTGTTTTGCCATCTCTGTCATTTTCTCTACCATTTCGTGAAGGTGCGGATAAATCCAGTCGTTCGTACCGTTGAGCCAGACTTCATTGTATCCATTTGCACCCCAACTCGAAGCGGCAGGTGTTAATATCTGAACTTTTTCTATCCAGTCGACAACGTCGCAAGCTCTGACAACACGAAGCTTCTGACTTTTGGCTGCCTCTCGCATGAAATATTCGATAAAAAATGGTCCCTCATACCACCAGTGTCCGAAAAGCTCAGCATCAAATGGTGCCACAATAATTGGTTTCAGACCTTCAAATAAATC
This genomic window from Fervidobacterium gondwanense DSM 13020 contains:
- a CDS encoding 2-oxoacid:acceptor oxidoreductase family protein — translated: MPANIFEIRWHGRAGQGAKSASQMLAEAALDMGKYVQAFPEYGAERTGAPMKAFNRISDEPILLHSSVEKPHLVVVIDDTLLGNPDILSGTTEETILIVNTVKSVEWVRKKSGFNGKVCVVRATDIAVEELGRGTPNTVMLGAIAKVTGVIELKYVEDKIRDMFLKKFGEEVVQKNIKALHRGYEEVTCSA